One Natronomonas gomsonensis genomic window, TGGCTGGAATTGCACTGACGGTCGTCTTCACTGTCGTCTATGGGATAATTTTGGTTCAGATACAGGGCCCGAATGTTTACCCGTCGTATTCGAGACCGGCGCAGAGGGCGAAATAACAGTTTTGTTGCAACTCAGTCAGGTAGCGATTCCGATGGTGTTCGCGTTTCTGACCGTCGCTGTCTTCCACGAACTACTCCACGGATTGGTCTTCCAGCGATACGGCTACGACGTGAACTACGGCGTCTACTGGCGGTTTGGGGCGGTATATGCAGCGGTTTTTCACCAGTTTCACTCCCGCGAGCATAACCTTCGGGTCGGCATCGCACCGTTAGCGATTATTACCGTTATTTTTCTACCCTTGCTTGCGGTGCCTCACCCAGTCGTTGCCGCGGTGGCGTTTTTTGTTCTCGTGTTGAATACCGCCGGCTCGGTTGGGGACATTTACGCTCTCTGGCGGTTCTATCGGATGCCGCAGGGCACGGTCTTTTACGATATCAACATGGACAATATGTACGTGTTTGAACCGAAATGAAGACCCAATTCAGCTGATTGTCTCCGATATCTTTGTGTTGACGTTGCTCGCTTTGCCCACTGTATTCAGCAGTCTGTTTCTAATAGTTTCAGAGATATTCTGCTTAACGTGATGCATCTTTGGCCTTCAATGTCCAATCGACTGATCTTGACAGATGACGCTCAGCTCGCGAGTCTCTACCTGTAAAATATTATCCGATTGCTAATATCTGCAATAAACTAAATATCTCAAAACCTGATTGGATGGAAACCGGCGTTCAGTACAGCGATACCTCACCAGTGCGAACCCGGTGATTTTTATCAGCCGCGACGGGTGGCGGCTGCCAGCAGTCGCCGGAAAGTTAATGACGAGAACAAAATCACCGAACCCGAAGCGTCGAATGGGCGTGTACAAGCGATTTGACTCCGTTCCTACAAAGCACCGTCTTGACCGATACGATGTGGAATATGAAGGTCGAGACGTCTGGGCGGAGTTCGAACGAACGCGCAACGATGAATTTGACTCTCAGGCATACCGGAACACGCTGAAAAAGACCGAACGGACGTGGAAGGCACACATGTCAAGTCGTGGCCGGCATCACGCGCTCGCGAGACCGCGAGATGTTGAGACGTGGTGCGCGGATCTCGCTACTGACCGGAAACTGGAGACCGTGTACAAGGAGTACTGGATTCGGCTCGAAGAGTTTTATTCGTGGCTTCAGACCCACATTGACCATCCACATGTGTATCAACCCGTCCTCATGGCTGCCGCGAGTCATGAGATAGCGCGCGCTGTTTGGTGGGCGAA contains:
- a CDS encoding DUF3267 domain-containing protein: MVFAFLTVAVFHELLHGLVFQRYGYDVNYGVYWRFGAVYAAVFHQFHSREHNLRVGIAPLAIITVIFLPLLAVPHPVVAAVAFFVLVLNTAGSVGDIYALWRFYRMPQGTVFYDINMDNMYVFEPK